The Glycine soja cultivar W05 chromosome 15, ASM419377v2, whole genome shotgun sequence region TACTGAGGTCATGAAGGGCCTCCaagtacacaacatgcacattggttgcactcttgttagcaaacagagtgcaacccagaagatgaagaaaatatgcTCGAGCCGCAGCTGTCCAATGACCTGCCTAGCATCGGCGTTCGTATATGTCACGTACCCATTGCAGGCGTACATACGGTCCACGACACTGGGCTGTCTCAGCCCTGGCAGACTTTGTAGAGACCATCAATAAGTCCACCAGCATTTAAACCACATCGTCCACGTGCAAGGACTGAAAGGCGTGCAAGTCGCCAACCACAGGCAGATGGAGAAGCGAGGAGACGTCGTCCAGCGTGATGGTGAGCTCTCCCACCGGGGGATGGAAACTAGACGTCTTCCGGTGCCATCGCTCCACAAACGAGGACAAAAGTCCCCGATCGCCAGTGTCTACCAAACACGCGATCAGAGGACTTAGTCCTGTCCCAGCAACGAGTCCCTCAATGGCAAGGACAGGCTTGCCTAAACTATGGACCTTCCTCCTGTGAGAGGATAACTTCAACTCAGGacgctcctgaattgaagtataaaggaatgcaaaattcgttaaaatcatcatttaaaggaaaactaatttcaatcatgaagtataatttacaagtaactaaaaataaatattataaatacctctcccGTCCATACACTGCAAGCAATGTGATCCGCATACTGGGTCAACACGGATGGGTCGCTCGGACCACCCAGAAATCCCTCATGCTCATCCTCAGCAGCCTCCGCGCCTGTGTCCGCAGGAATGTCTACCACAATGTCCTCTACATCAGCTGGTGCCATCGGCTCATCCGGAAATACATCAGCCTCAACATCTGGCGCAGGGACCACTGGCTCATCGTGCGCCGCGGTCACAACGACTCGCTGCCTCCGTGCGGATGCGGTAGGCCTTCGACGCTGCGGAGCATCATCGAAATCATCACGATCTCCTCAGCCCACACCTCTGCTAGTAACGTGACCTAAGGCATGACCTAATCCTCTGGTCCTAACTATGATCTGCAAATGAGTACCGCAAAATCCATCACTCATTTCATTCTCTCAAATTTCATGCGTGAGTCTCACAAACCCACCAAAGCCAGATGATATTAGAAAATGATTAAAAT contains the following coding sequences:
- the LOC114385892 gene encoding uncharacterized protein LOC114385892 encodes the protein MDFARRRPTASARRQRVVVTAAHDEPVVPAPDVEADVFPDEPMAPADVEDIVVDIPADTGAEAAEDEHEGFLGGPSDPSVLTQYADHIACSVWTGEERPELKLSSHRRKVHSLGKPVLAIEGLVAGTGLSPLIACLVDTGDRGLLSSFVERWHRKTSSFHPPVGELTITLDDVSSLLHLPVVGDLHAFQSLHVDDVCWIYEHFPSVTNSIADQEYDEDSPRACRWIATKKTVKSIRTPAYRECLDRLWIPDVC